One segment of Myxocyprinus asiaticus isolate MX2 ecotype Aquarium Trade chromosome 41, UBuf_Myxa_2, whole genome shotgun sequence DNA contains the following:
- the lyz gene encoding lysozyme C — translation MRVAIVVVCLMWLSSCESIRLSRCDVVRIFKKEGLDGFEGFSVGNYVCTAFWESKFKTHKVRTADVGKDYGIFQINSFKWCDDGTAGGKNKCKMPCADLLRDDLKASVDCAKLIVKAEGLKAWDTWDSYCNGSKMSRWVKGCDDH, via the exons ATGAGGGTGGCTATTGTGGTTGTGTGTCTGATGTGGCTGTCCTCATGTGAGAGCATCAGGCTGAGTCGCTGTGATGTTGTCCGTATATTCAAGAAAGAGGGACTTGATGGCTTTGAAGGATTCTCAGTTGGCAACT ATGTGTGCACAGCCTTCTGGGAAAGCAAGTTTAAGACCCACAAAGTGCGAACGGCTGATGTTGGCAAAGACTATGGCATCTTCCAGATAAACAGTTTCAAATGGTGTGATGATGGCACTGCAGGAGGAAAAAACAAGTGCAAAATGCCCTGTGCTG ATTTGCTGAGGGATGACTTAAAAGCTTCAGTTGACTGTGCAAAGCTCATTGTGAAAGCTGAAGGCCTGAAAGCATG GGACACCTGGGATAGTTACTGTAATGGCAGTAAAATGTCACGCTGGGTGAAGGGTTGTGATGATCACTAA
- the LOC127432016 gene encoding chondrolectin-like isoform X2, with the protein MEAHKFLKMLENSKILHMTSRGQTVCQGSPEHPCYKIAYFRDVSSRVAFWEALQACEMDGGSLLSIENSSEQRHIEHLLKELSVSSSTGTASGPSITDGDFWIGLTRAENENTQESGSFASCPNLYRWTDGSVSQFRNWYADEPSCGGEACVVMYHQPTAVDGPGGPYLYQWNDDRCNMKHNFICKYEPESYLVKEQGDRPVGRDADFSTEEQEERTPPINEDESPQLIIPGPSSMLLIYVIIPTIPLLLLILVASGTCCFQMLSKSKPRTKTSINQSTLWISKTPKLDSSMEV; encoded by the exons GTCAGACAGTGTGTCAGGGCAGTCCTGAGCATCCTTGCTATAAGATTGCCTACTTCAGGGATGTGTCGAGTCGTGTTGCGTTCTGGGAGGCTCTACAGGCGTGTGAAATGGACGGAGGTTCATTGCTGAGCATTGAGAATTCTTCAGAGCAGAGGCACATCGAACACCTCCTGAAGGAACTCAGTGTTTCCTCCTCCACTGGTACTGCCAGTGGGCCGAGCATCACAGATGGAGATTTCTGGATCGGCTTGACTCGAGCAGAGAATGAGAACACACAGGAGTCTGGCAGCTTTGCCTCCTGTCCCAACCTGTACAGATGGACTGATGGAAGTGTCTCACAGTTTAG AAACTGGTATGCTGATGAACCATCCTGTGGAGGAGAAGCTTGTGTAGTGATGTATCATCAGCCTACTGCTGTCGACGGGCCTGGTGGGCCATATCTCTATCAGTGGAATGATGACAGGTGCAATATGAAGCACAATTTCATCTGCAAGTATGAACCAG AGAGCTACCTGGTTAAAGAGCAGGGAGACAGACCTGTAGGGCGTGATGCTG ATTTTTCCACAGAAGAACAAGAGGAAAGGACACCTCCCATCAATGAGGATGAAAGCCCCCAACTTATAATTCCAGGGCCTTCaa GTATGCTGCTAATCTATGTGATTATTCCAACAATCCCGCTCCTTTTGCTGATCCTGGTGGCTTCAGGGACATGCTGTTTCCAGATGTTGAGTAAGAG CAAACCACGGACCAAAACGAGCATTAACCAATCAACTCTCTGGATCTCTAAGACACCAAAGTTAGACAGCAGCATGGAGGTTTAA